In Anomalospiza imberbis isolate Cuckoo-Finch-1a 21T00152 chromosome 26, ASM3175350v1, whole genome shotgun sequence, the following proteins share a genomic window:
- the NGF gene encoding beta-nerve growth factor isoform X1 has translation MPMLFYTLTAVTVPFSLVLGQNVMPMLFYTLTAVTVPFSLVLGQNVMPMLFYTLTVAFLIGTQAAPKSEDNAPLEFPAEHSLLSTRSKRPHIAQEAPQTSHGNATWSLSRREALNITMDPKIFRKRRFRSPRVLFSTEPPPVAGQGRNLGFLSSTGALNRTARSRRSTHPVLHRGEFSVCDSVSMWVGDKTTATDIKGKEVTVLGEVNINNNVFKQYFFETKCRDPKPVSGGCRGIDAKHWNSYCTTTHTFVKALTMEGKQAAWRFIRIDTACVCVLSRKAARP, from the coding sequence ATGCCCATGCTGTTCTACACTCTGACTGCAGTAACAGTGCCCTTCTCTCTCGTTCTAGGTCAGAACGTAATGCCCATGCTGTTCTACACTCTGACTGCAGTAACAGTGCCCTTCTCTCTCGTTCTAGGTCAGAACGTAATGCCCATGCTGTTCTACACTCTGACTGTAGCTTTTTTGATCGGCACACAGGCAGCTCCCAAGTCAGAGGACAATGCTCCACTGGAGTTTCCTGCAGAACACTCCCTGCTCAGTACCCGGAGCAAACGACCCCACATTGCCCAGGAGGCTCCGCAGACATCCCACGGCAACGCCACGTGGAGCCTCAGCAGGAGAGAAGCTCTAAACATCACCATGGACCCCAAAATCTTCCGGAAGCGGCGTTTCCGGTCTCCCCGGGTGCTGTTCAGCACGGAGCCCCCACCAGTGGCCGGGCAGGGCCGGAATTTGGGATTTCTCAGCAGCACGGGGGCTCTCAACAGGactgccaggagcaggaggagcacgCACCCCGTGCTGCACCGCGGGGAGTTCTCGGTGTGCGACAGCGTCAGCATGTGGGTCGGGGACAAAACCACAGCCACCGACATCAAGGGCAAGGAGGTGACGGTGCTGGGCGAGGTCAACATCAACAACAACGTCTTTAAGCAGTACTTTTTCGAGACCAAGTGCAGGGACCCCAAGCCGGTGTCGGGCGGGTGCCGCGGCATCGACGCCAAGCACTGGAACTCGTACTGCACCACCACCCACACCTTCGTCAAGGCCCTGACCATGGAGGGCAAGCAGGCGGCCTGGAGGTTCATCCGCATCGACACCGCCTGCGTCTGCGTGCTCAGCAGGAAGGCGGCCAGGCCCTGA
- the NGF gene encoding beta-nerve growth factor isoform X2 encodes MPMLFYTLTVAFLIGTQAAPKSEDNAPLEFPAEHSLLSTRSKRPHIAQEAPQTSHGNATWSLSRREALNITMDPKIFRKRRFRSPRVLFSTEPPPVAGQGRNLGFLSSTGALNRTARSRRSTHPVLHRGEFSVCDSVSMWVGDKTTATDIKGKEVTVLGEVNINNNVFKQYFFETKCRDPKPVSGGCRGIDAKHWNSYCTTTHTFVKALTMEGKQAAWRFIRIDTACVCVLSRKAARP; translated from the coding sequence ATGCCCATGCTGTTCTACACTCTGACTGTAGCTTTTTTGATCGGCACACAGGCAGCTCCCAAGTCAGAGGACAATGCTCCACTGGAGTTTCCTGCAGAACACTCCCTGCTCAGTACCCGGAGCAAACGACCCCACATTGCCCAGGAGGCTCCGCAGACATCCCACGGCAACGCCACGTGGAGCCTCAGCAGGAGAGAAGCTCTAAACATCACCATGGACCCCAAAATCTTCCGGAAGCGGCGTTTCCGGTCTCCCCGGGTGCTGTTCAGCACGGAGCCCCCACCAGTGGCCGGGCAGGGCCGGAATTTGGGATTTCTCAGCAGCACGGGGGCTCTCAACAGGactgccaggagcaggaggagcacgCACCCCGTGCTGCACCGCGGGGAGTTCTCGGTGTGCGACAGCGTCAGCATGTGGGTCGGGGACAAAACCACAGCCACCGACATCAAGGGCAAGGAGGTGACGGTGCTGGGCGAGGTCAACATCAACAACAACGTCTTTAAGCAGTACTTTTTCGAGACCAAGTGCAGGGACCCCAAGCCGGTGTCGGGCGGGTGCCGCGGCATCGACGCCAAGCACTGGAACTCGTACTGCACCACCACCCACACCTTCGTCAAGGCCCTGACCATGGAGGGCAAGCAGGCGGCCTGGAGGTTCATCCGCATCGACACCGCCTGCGTCTGCGTGCTCAGCAGGAAGGCGGCCAGGCCCTGA